The Flavobacteriales bacterium DNA segment TGTTCCAGCCACCAGTAACCATATCACGGAGAGGAGAATCCTTTTTATCATATTTGGTCAATAGGTTTTCTCGATTGGAACAGATGAATTCTCAGATAGGCTTCGTGGCTTCCTGTGGAGTAGTTTTTCAGTTTGTTTGTCAGGATGTCGTACGTGTAAGCAAGGGTAAACCATTTCAGGTTAAATTCGATGCCGACCATTGCAGCGTTATCGAAACGATATCCGCCACCTACACTAACTCCATCGAAGAACTTGTTGAGATTGCGGGTGCCGAACCATAGAAATTGATCGAACTGGTACGAAGACGCATCCGTTTTGAATAGCGCAATGGGTTTCAGTCTCCAGATTTTCCCAATCTTGGCTTCGTAGGAGGCATAGCCGTAGTAGTGTCTTGCGTATGTAAACGTAGAGGTCGCGTTTTCGTCCTTGAATTTGATCTGAGGGCTTGTCACATGCCTTGCGCTGAAACCGATGGCAATACCTCTGTATCTGTAAGCCAGTCCGAGACCAAGGTCGAAGTTCATGCCGCTTCGGGAGGAGGTGATGAGATTCGGGTCGTTTGCTTGAATCGGATCGAGTTGACTGCCATCCAACTGATTGAACAGTATGCCGAGTTGTATGGCGGGAATCAACTGGTGTTCGCCAATATGCAAATTGTAGGCGTAGTTTATCAGCGCGCTCTGATTTACTTGCGCACCCAATTTGTCGTAGAGGTAAGAAACACCAAAGGCACTATGTATTTTTTCCACCAAAAAGGATGCATTTGCAAGACCGACAATAGGTCGTCCTTCAAAACCGACCCATTGTTGTCTGTGCCAACCTGAGATGTTCAAGTTGTAATCGTTCACCATAAAGGCTGGATTTAC contains these protein-coding regions:
- a CDS encoding type IX secretion system membrane protein PorP/SprF, translated to MKRLILLLFFPVLCYSQQDPQFTINNDYNSFVNPAFMVNDYNLNISGWHRQQWVGFEGRPIVGLANASFLVEKIHSAFGVSYLYDKLGAQVNQSALINYAYNLHIGEHQLIPAIQLGILFNQLDGSQLDPIQANDPNLITSSRSGMNFDLGLGLAYRYRGIAIGFSARHVTSPQIKFKDENATSTFTYARHYYGYASYEAKIGKIWRLKPIALFKTDASSYQFDQFLWFGTRNLNKFFDGVSVGGGYRFDNAAMVGIEFNLKWFTLAYTYDILTNKLKNYSTGSHEAYLRIHLFQSRKPIDQI